CCTATATTTAAATTCTTAACTCTCATACTCGAAGTTTTCACAGAAAACGTTTGTGCCTTTTTCTTTAAGGTACGGTTGACTGGGAAAACGGCATTGACGGAACTGATGTGCTTACACTGTAACTTGTAAGCACATGAGCCGATCAGCATTGATTTGCTACTTGGAAGTGAATAGCCCTGAGATGCAGGCACCGCGGGGAATGAGCGCTGTCTATCGAGGCGTTGCTTTTCACACTTTACTGTATAGAAGGAAGTTCTAAGTCGGATATCCAACACCTCATAAAAACACGGCGTGACTCCAGAATGCGAAATAAGTTTGAAACCAAGACACTGTAATCATTTTTACGTAGTGCATTGATCCTTCTTGCAGTCGCTTATCTAATAGGCCTACAGGAACGGTAACTATCGGAATTATATCGCTGAATTTATTCTAATTTTTTCTTTACTATTAAACTACAGTGGTTTTTCAgtaatttatttaataaatccATTAATCTTATGTGGTGCTTCTGAAAATCAGACAGAGTCAAAATGACCACGAAAGTAACTAATATCGGTTTTAAGTGTCCCACCAGTGTATTTTTTCCGTCGGCAGTTGATTTATATTGGAAAATAAAGTTCCCAGACCTACACTTGGAATAAACAGACAATAGTGGGTCAGGGTGTAATTCCGTTTAATAGACTTAACACAAGAGATTAGATTCATTAAAGAACCAGGTTGTGTGTAGAACGTGATACATAGATACAGTGAGACTATGAACTTACAGACAAGACGTACATAACAATAATAAGCTCATTCAAATATCCATCTTCTTTATAATAATCCTATATCGAACAACTTAATTTACCGATTAAAACTAATAAAAACCTACATATACAATCACTGCAAGTCAGTGTTTTCACGTGCTATGAATAGGCACAAATCTGTTCTAATACAAAGTCCCTACCACAATTTCGTATTTACATCTGAGTAAACTGCCCTTCCTTCATTGAAGGAAGACATTCGTGCCTACTTGAGTGAGAAACACCGCTATGGAAGATTGATCGTGGTGATGCAAAGACACATTATCCCTagcataaaaaaacatttaagaaGCAAAACGTTTACTTAGAATCTTTAGAGTTCACGTTGATTACATGTGTACAGACATAACCAATATTAAGGTTTTGCCTTTTTCCTATTAAAGAGCTTTTTTCCGTGATGATCCCTCTAAACATACATATTTACATGGCGGGTGTCTTTCCGGGATCAATGATCAAAGATCCAGAAAGAAACAGTGCAGGGTACTTTAAAACATCACCAGAAGGAAGAAAAAACACCCGCACTGCAGAAATTAGATCTAAAACCGACTAAGTACATTGGGTAGACTCAAGCACAGTTAGTAACTATGTCAGCGTGGAAAAACAACGCTTTGACTTCTACCACGGTCTCCACATATATTTAGTATAGGTCGTTGTGGGCATGTTTTGGACCTCTCTGTTCTCCACGACCTCTGGAGACATGTGGTTCTGTTCACTTTCGGTTTCTTCCAGATCAGAACCGAGGTCCTCGCTGGATGTGGTAGAGGGGGCCGGGGAGAGGGCAAGCGGACTGCTGCTGGGCATACTCCGAGCCCCAGGAGACACCAGCGCCGCATAAATCCCCTCAGTGGCCGGCCATGCGCTACCGTGACTGGAGTCCGACATTAAATCCACAAGCATGTCCTGGAAGTGGTCCTGATCGTTCAAAGGCATGCTTTCCAGAAGGTGGTTGAGAAGCTCCGCAGCCACCGTGGCGTCAATCCCCGGGCAGTTGGACACGAATGTGTGCACCTCATGCATACATTGGATATAGCCAGCTGCAAACCTCTCGCTCGCTTCTCGGTTCACCGTGTCGACCTCTGTAGGGGTGCCGAAAAAATACGTCAAATTCTTAAATCAATCATAACGTGCAATCCTCCGAAATATATGTCATGCATCCAAACCCCATCGCATTTCTAAATATAAAGCGTAAAACATACCCTGGGCTCTTTTCTGTAAGATGTTTTCAACTCGCTTCACAGTCATTTCCAGCACTTCGGCATTCTCCATCTTTGACTGGAACTGTAAAGAACAGAAGATTATCGTGgtgaaattaaaaacacagccatTGTTGAAACTAGTCAAGATAATAACTATGCTGCAACCACATATGTAACGATAAATAAACATACCTCTGTGTCTGCAAGAAGTGTACGGAGTTCTTGCAAACTTTCATTGATGCGGGCTCGCCTCTTTTTTTCCACCAAAGGCTTTCTTGCCTACAGCGGAAACATTGAAAACACGTTGATACTTACAACTCTTTGAGAAATCACATTGCCATAAAATCAGTAAAATTGCATTCGTTACCTTTCTGTCTCCCTTTATTCCATAATATTCGTCCTCGCCCCGGTTAGATCCGTTTTTGTTGGGTCTAGATGAGGGGGCCATGTTGGTTTCACCCACACAGTGCAGAAAGCTGCGTTTGTATTCCACAGTTACGTTATGATCCTTCAAAGTGGCAGATGGCAGGCGGACCCCGGTACAAAAAAAATCCCCACAATACAGGCAAACAAGCCCTTGTGTTTATTATGTAACCCTTAGGAGATGTGCTTTTGGCACGGCGAAGTTGTAGTAGGTATTTATAGACATTAATTAACATATGAATAAGATCCTTGGCTGACCGAGCCTGGGGACCCTAGAGCGTATCGCATATCAGCCAATCAGCGACCAGCTCTTTGTCTATCTCGCCGCAATTCGGACTGTACCGTAAAGGCCCTTCAAGAGCgcaatatattttttgtttactGTTCTCGATTGTTTCTAGTTTCCTATATCGCTTCAGAAATATGCCGTTCAGTATGCAATTTAAATGTTAATTGGTAATGGCTAAAAACAGCAAAACATGGATCCAAATAAAAACAACACTTTTAGCTTTCATCTTGCAGTAGTCGTATTATGATCATAATGCACTACCGTTTTGTACGTTATTTATACAATGCTTATTTTTTCGTGTGCTGCATGTGATCCCTTGATatttgtaacatgtcactgtCGATATAATATTGGTTTCTTGGTATATTTAGTGACGATTGCGATCCATTGCTATATTTTCCCAAAATATTCACAATCTATAAAACATTAACaactatgttttattttattcaccTTGCCTTCTCCTTTATTTTGCTTTTGGGTGACGCGACCCTGCAGATCGTTAGTGGGAGGCCCGGTGCATGTAATACGATGCCGGCAGTTGGCAGCTGCAGCCCGCAGACACTCGGAGCAGATGAATTAAAAGCGAGCATTGAGAGCTTGTCCCCAAAGAAAACGACAGGTGTTGCATCGCGCTTCATTTGTTTCGCCCTTGTTTGCCGTGGTCTGTGAGTGGCTGCGGATTCAGCCAGTCACTCCATGCACTCCGGCCCACGGCTACAAGCATGTCCAATATATTAGAATATATGAGAATTCAAGAAATATGGGAATATTCGGACTTTTTGCTTATTACAAACAAAATGACTGACTTAGGGGAAATACGAAGGAAACTGGTTTCATCCTATAGAGGGGTTGTATATATAACATCAAAATGGTTGAACAATATAGCCGTTGATTGTAGATTTAGGCAATTTCATCGTCATTACAGTAGGCTAAATGTTTCTAAACAGATTATGCCGTTCTTGCCAATTAATAACATGAGCAGTGTGAAGGGTATGATGGAACTGTATAATGACCCAGTAATCTGAGTCATGCAGCATCAAGTTCcacaaataataaaacaaattatTAAATGGTTTCCCCCTTGACATCAGAAATGCAGAACTCTAGTTGGTCCTTGATCCAGGATGGAAAGaatatgttaaaaaaacaaTTTGTATTACGGTGATATTCACAGGTAAACGTCGATTGCCCTAAGGTAAGAGAAAAATAGGTTAATTGAAGCACAATAAAATACCGTCTCACAACCAAAGCTTTGAAGTTGAGCCTTTTGGCACTCTGTCGTCCTCTAGCTTGATGGTGGTAAATTTCCTGGCAATAAACCAGAAGCCGTGTGTTAAATCAATGAAGTGCTATACCAGGCCTATCCCTAATGAGTCAATATCTTATAAAAATATTTCTAAAATGAAATTAAGAATATAAAGCTTTTAAAGTATTTAGCTTACTGGTGTAGAAATGATCAGAAAGGGACAGGAAagtaaagtaaaataatacaaaaagtTTATTAAAAGTTTATTATATTGATAAAATGTAGTTAAAAAACAGGTTTCTGCGTGAATTTCTGCATGAATGTTCGATCTGCGATCTGCCTGGCAACCCCCTCCCTTGTTTCTCATGCTTACTAGGATAGCTTCGAACTTCTGCTGGTAAATGGTTATGGTAAGACAAAGATAATATCAACAAAGGTGTATTTATATTGGGATCTCCCCAAGACCCGTATAAACATCATCAACGAAGCGATTAGAGCGCATATTGTGGCAGTAGCGATCCAGTTtgctttatttcattattaCGCTAATGATATCATTGCAATGCACAGCTCCCCCACTAGGCGGTTTCATTTCTAACCATAACCTTCGCCTACATCTATATCTTTATCTatatatctatgtgtgtgtgtgtgtgtgtgtggattaggtttatatcgCATTGTTGAGACCAAatgatccccacaatgtaataaaaaaagtttttattgacattgtggggacctgaaaaagatctgtgaatgcaagcaaaaaaggaaaaatgccagaagtctctcagaagagttttccccatagaaatgaatggagagtcctcacaaagatataattacaaacctgtgttgtgtgtgtgtgtgtgtgtgtgtgtgtgtatgtgagagagtCCTATAGACGAGCAAGAAGGAATCTGCATATTGTTGTACTTGCTGCCCATACAGTGAACATTAAGAcattcagttctgaatggttaCATTACAAATCAATTGCATGAAATGAACAAGATGCATTGTTGAAGAGGACATCCTGGCTTTTGAAGAGCAAGTTCTATAAGGCTCCATCATGACTCACTGGACAATTAAGGCACTGGACCACACAAGGGGAGAGTCAATAGACAGTAGAACATCTGACAGAAAGGCCAGGCACTTCGAAAAGCACTTGAGGACCCAGACTGTGCCATCTGCTAGATATGAAGCCACAACTCCACATCCCACTCCCTGCCtctcagttcaattcaattcaattcaattttatttatatagtgcttttaagTACAGTCAtcgtcacaaagcactttacatttaaacggccagaaccccaccaagcaagcctgaggcgacagtggcaaggaaaaactccttcTAGCAAGAAggaaccttgagaggaacctagactcagaagggtaccccatactcctctgggcgaccagggagcatgaaattgcatTTATATTGACATTAATTTGAGTTCATATAGTTTTAAACTCCcagtttcatgtagttatctcCAGGAGTCTAGCTGacggttcacacggtgtagagtCGGCTCGGGATCAGCtcggaaaagagaagatggagtagagttattgccctacacctaacctaacctccggcaggactaaagtaaCTATGGCAGCCTGGTTAAAAGAGAGACCcggaaggaagcacagacatGAGGGTTTCCAGGGATTTTGGCGTCGAGC
This genomic interval from Brienomyrus brachyistius isolate T26 chromosome 21, BBRACH_0.4, whole genome shotgun sequence contains the following:
- the LOC125717069 gene encoding transcription cofactor HES-6-like, producing the protein MAPSSRPNKNGSNRGEDEYYGIKGDRKARKPLVEKKRRARINESLQELRTLLADTEFQSKMENAEVLEMTVKRVENILQKRAQEVDTVNREASERFAAGYIQCMHEVHTFVSNCPGIDATVAAELLNHLLESMPLNDQDHFQDMLVDLMSDSSHGSAWPATEGIYAALVSPGARSMPSSSPLALSPAPSTTSSEDLGSDLEETESEQNHMSPEVVENREVQNMPTTTYTKYMWRPW